One Mustelus asterias unplaced genomic scaffold, sMusAst1.hap1.1 HAP1_SCAFFOLD_451, whole genome shotgun sequence genomic region harbors:
- the hnrnph3 gene encoding heterogeneous nuclear ribonucleoprotein H3 isoform X2, which yields MAQEDEIFTNLEPAVEEEKEPEVPTKEEDYVVRVRGLPWSCTPDEVTRFFSECDIRNGVNGVQFTTSKEGRPSGEAYVHLGNAEDFKKALAKDRKYMGHRYIEVFKSNGSEMEWVLKHSGTSHPDTSNDGTVRLRGLPFGCSKEEIVQFFTGLEIVPNGITLPMDYQGRSTGEAFVQFASKEIAEKALGKHKERIGHRYIEIFKSSRGEVRAYYDPPKRLMGQRPGPYDRPMGRGGYFGSGPQRGSIYDRMRRGGGGYGGGYGGYDDYNGYDNYGYGNDDYEGPGAMRGGRGMGNHGYGGAGDASSGYMSGHFVHMRGLPFRAREDDVAHFFSPLNPLRIHLEYGSDGRATGEADVEFATHEDAVAAMSKDKAHMQHRYIELFLNSTAGGGSGGYGSNYGLGNQGGYGSSGNHGMSSYAGYGGQSNMGSYGRHGGSSNGAGGYYGNSGGMGMGSNMGGMGGMGGSGAWRMYQ from the exons AAATCTTTACCAATTTGGAACCAGCAGTTGAAGAAG AGAAAGAGCCCGAGGTTCCCACAAAAGAGGAGGACTATGTTGTCCGAGTGCGTGGTCTGCCATGGTCGTGTACACCAGATGAAGTGACCCGGTTCTTCTCAG AGTGTGATATCCGAAATGGGGTGAATGGGGTGCAATTCACCACATCCAAAGAGGGTCGACCAAGTGGCGAAGCTTATGTTCATTTGGGTAATGCTGAAGACTTCAAAAAAGCTTTGGCAAAAGATCGGAAGTATATGGGCCACAGGTATATTGAAG TTTTCAAATCTAATGGCAGTGAGATGGAATGGGTTCTGAAACATAGCGGTACCAGCCATCCTGACACATCCAACGATGGCACAGTGCGACTCCGTGGGCTTCCATTTGGCTGCAGCAAAGAGGAAATTGTTCAGTTTTTCACAG GGTTGGAAATCGTGCCAAATGGGATAACTTTGCCGATGGACTACCAGGGGAGAAGCACAGGGGAGGCCTTCGTGCAGTTTGCTTCAAAGGAGATAGCAGAAAAAGCACTGGGGAAACACAAGGAAAGAATAGGGCACAG GTATATTGAGATCTTCAAAAGCAGTAGAGGTGAGGTCAGAGCGTACTACGATCCACCAAAGAGGTTAATGGGGCAGAGACCAGGCCCATATGATAGGCCAATGGGACGAGGTGGTTACTTTGGTTCTGGTCCCCAGCGTGGGAGCATTTATGACCGAATGCGGCGTGGAGGTGGAGGATATGGTGGTG GGTATGGTGGGTATGATGATTACAATGGATATGACAACTATGGCTATGGCAATGATGATTACGAAGGGCCAGGGGCAATGAGAGGCGGCAGAG GTATGGGTAACCATGGATACGGAGGGGCTGGAGATGCCAGCTCAGGCTACATGAGTGGACACTTTGTGCACATGCGGGGCCTGCCGTTCCGGGCAAGAGAGGATGATGTCGCCCAT TTCTTTTCTCCTCTGAATCCCCTGCGTATTCATCTGGAGTATGGAAGTGATGGTCGAGCTACAGGGGAGGCTGATGTTGAATTCGCCACGCATGAGGATGCAGTAGCTGCCATGTCTAAGGATAAAGCACACATGC AACACCGATACATTGAGCTGTTTTTGAACTCCACTGCTGGAGGAGGATCTGGTGGCTATGGCAGTAACTATGGACTGG GGAACCAGGGTGGTTATGGGAGCTCGGGGAATCATGGGATGTCCAGTTACGCTGGTTACGGGGGCCAGAGCAATATGGGCTCTTATG GTCGTCACGGTGGAAGCAGCAACGGTGCTGGGGGATACTACGGCAACTCTGGAGGCATGGGAATGGGGAGTAACATGGGAGGAATGGGGGGCATGGGTGGGAGCGGAGCATGGCGGATGTACCAGTAA
- the hnrnph3 gene encoding heterogeneous nuclear ribonucleoprotein H3 isoform X1, translated as MAQEDEIFTNLEPAVEEEKEPEVPTKEEDYVVRVRGLPWSCTPDEVTRFFSECDIRNGVNGVQFTTSKEGRPSGEAYVHLGNAEDFKKALAKDRKYMGHRYIEVFKSNGSEMEWVLKHSGTSHPDTSNDGTVRLRGLPFGCSKEEIVQFFTGLEIVPNGITLPMDYQGRSTGEAFVQFASKEIAEKALGKHKERIGHRYIEIFKSSRGEVRAYYDPPKRLMGQRPGPYDRPMGRGGYFGSGPQRGSIYDRMRRGGGGYGGGYGGYDDYNGYDNYGYGNDDYEGPGAMRGGRGMGNHGYGGAGDASSGYMSGHFVHMRGLPFRAREDDVAHFFSPLNPLRIHLEYGSDGRATGEADVEFATHEDAVAAMSKDKAHMQHRYIELFLNSTAGGGSGGYGSNYGLAGNQGGYGSSGNHGMSSYAGYGGQSNMGSYGRHGGSSNGAGGYYGNSGGMGMGSNMGGMGGMGGSGAWRMYQ; from the exons AAATCTTTACCAATTTGGAACCAGCAGTTGAAGAAG AGAAAGAGCCCGAGGTTCCCACAAAAGAGGAGGACTATGTTGTCCGAGTGCGTGGTCTGCCATGGTCGTGTACACCAGATGAAGTGACCCGGTTCTTCTCAG AGTGTGATATCCGAAATGGGGTGAATGGGGTGCAATTCACCACATCCAAAGAGGGTCGACCAAGTGGCGAAGCTTATGTTCATTTGGGTAATGCTGAAGACTTCAAAAAAGCTTTGGCAAAAGATCGGAAGTATATGGGCCACAGGTATATTGAAG TTTTCAAATCTAATGGCAGTGAGATGGAATGGGTTCTGAAACATAGCGGTACCAGCCATCCTGACACATCCAACGATGGCACAGTGCGACTCCGTGGGCTTCCATTTGGCTGCAGCAAAGAGGAAATTGTTCAGTTTTTCACAG GGTTGGAAATCGTGCCAAATGGGATAACTTTGCCGATGGACTACCAGGGGAGAAGCACAGGGGAGGCCTTCGTGCAGTTTGCTTCAAAGGAGATAGCAGAAAAAGCACTGGGGAAACACAAGGAAAGAATAGGGCACAG GTATATTGAGATCTTCAAAAGCAGTAGAGGTGAGGTCAGAGCGTACTACGATCCACCAAAGAGGTTAATGGGGCAGAGACCAGGCCCATATGATAGGCCAATGGGACGAGGTGGTTACTTTGGTTCTGGTCCCCAGCGTGGGAGCATTTATGACCGAATGCGGCGTGGAGGTGGAGGATATGGTGGTG GGTATGGTGGGTATGATGATTACAATGGATATGACAACTATGGCTATGGCAATGATGATTACGAAGGGCCAGGGGCAATGAGAGGCGGCAGAG GTATGGGTAACCATGGATACGGAGGGGCTGGAGATGCCAGCTCAGGCTACATGAGTGGACACTTTGTGCACATGCGGGGCCTGCCGTTCCGGGCAAGAGAGGATGATGTCGCCCAT TTCTTTTCTCCTCTGAATCCCCTGCGTATTCATCTGGAGTATGGAAGTGATGGTCGAGCTACAGGGGAGGCTGATGTTGAATTCGCCACGCATGAGGATGCAGTAGCTGCCATGTCTAAGGATAAAGCACACATGC AACACCGATACATTGAGCTGTTTTTGAACTCCACTGCTGGAGGAGGATCTGGTGGCTATGGCAGTAACTATGGACTG GCAGGGAACCAGGGTGGTTATGGGAGCTCGGGGAATCATGGGATGTCCAGTTACGCTGGTTACGGGGGCCAGAGCAATATGGGCTCTTATG GTCGTCACGGTGGAAGCAGCAACGGTGCTGGGGGATACTACGGCAACTCTGGAGGCATGGGAATGGGGAGTAACATGGGAGGAATGGGGGGCATGGGTGGGAGCGGAGCATGGCGGATGTACCAGTAA
- the hnrnph3 gene encoding heterogeneous nuclear ribonucleoprotein H3 isoform X3: MAQEDEIFTNLEPAVEEEKEPEVPTKEEDYVVRVRGLPWSCTPDEVTRFFSECDIRNGVNGVQFTTSKEGRPSGEAYVHLGNAEDFKKALAKDRKYMGHRYIEVFKSNGSEMEWVLKHSGTSHPDTSNDGTVRLRGLPFGCSKEEIVQFFTGLEIVPNGITLPMDYQGRSTGEAFVQFASKEIAEKALGKHKERIGHRYIEIFKSSRGEVRAYYDPPKRLMGQRPGPYDRPMGRGGYFGSGPQRGSIYDRMRRGGGGYGGGYGGYDDYNGYDNYGYGNDDYEGPGAMRGGRGMGNHGYGGAGDASSGYMSGHFVHMRGLPFRAREDDVAHFFSPLNPLRIHLEYGSDGRATGEADVEFATHEDAVAAMSKDKAHMQHRYIELFLNSTAGGGSGGYGSNYGLAGNQGGYGSSGNHGMSSYAGYGGQSNMGSYDDVVVGLQGAV, encoded by the exons AAATCTTTACCAATTTGGAACCAGCAGTTGAAGAAG AGAAAGAGCCCGAGGTTCCCACAAAAGAGGAGGACTATGTTGTCCGAGTGCGTGGTCTGCCATGGTCGTGTACACCAGATGAAGTGACCCGGTTCTTCTCAG AGTGTGATATCCGAAATGGGGTGAATGGGGTGCAATTCACCACATCCAAAGAGGGTCGACCAAGTGGCGAAGCTTATGTTCATTTGGGTAATGCTGAAGACTTCAAAAAAGCTTTGGCAAAAGATCGGAAGTATATGGGCCACAGGTATATTGAAG TTTTCAAATCTAATGGCAGTGAGATGGAATGGGTTCTGAAACATAGCGGTACCAGCCATCCTGACACATCCAACGATGGCACAGTGCGACTCCGTGGGCTTCCATTTGGCTGCAGCAAAGAGGAAATTGTTCAGTTTTTCACAG GGTTGGAAATCGTGCCAAATGGGATAACTTTGCCGATGGACTACCAGGGGAGAAGCACAGGGGAGGCCTTCGTGCAGTTTGCTTCAAAGGAGATAGCAGAAAAAGCACTGGGGAAACACAAGGAAAGAATAGGGCACAG GTATATTGAGATCTTCAAAAGCAGTAGAGGTGAGGTCAGAGCGTACTACGATCCACCAAAGAGGTTAATGGGGCAGAGACCAGGCCCATATGATAGGCCAATGGGACGAGGTGGTTACTTTGGTTCTGGTCCCCAGCGTGGGAGCATTTATGACCGAATGCGGCGTGGAGGTGGAGGATATGGTGGTG GGTATGGTGGGTATGATGATTACAATGGATATGACAACTATGGCTATGGCAATGATGATTACGAAGGGCCAGGGGCAATGAGAGGCGGCAGAG GTATGGGTAACCATGGATACGGAGGGGCTGGAGATGCCAGCTCAGGCTACATGAGTGGACACTTTGTGCACATGCGGGGCCTGCCGTTCCGGGCAAGAGAGGATGATGTCGCCCAT TTCTTTTCTCCTCTGAATCCCCTGCGTATTCATCTGGAGTATGGAAGTGATGGTCGAGCTACAGGGGAGGCTGATGTTGAATTCGCCACGCATGAGGATGCAGTAGCTGCCATGTCTAAGGATAAAGCACACATGC AACACCGATACATTGAGCTGTTTTTGAACTCCACTGCTGGAGGAGGATCTGGTGGCTATGGCAGTAACTATGGACTG GCAGGGAACCAGGGTGGTTATGGGAGCTCGGGGAATCATGGGATGTCCAGTTACGCTGGTTACGGGGGCCAGAGCAATATGGGCTCTTATG atgatgtggtcgtgggtttgcaaggtgctgtctaa
- the hnrnph3 gene encoding heterogeneous nuclear ribonucleoprotein H3 isoform X4 has protein sequence MAQEDEIFTNLEPAVEEEKEPEVPTKEEDYVVRVRGLPWSCTPDEVTRFFSECDIRNGVNGVQFTTSKEGRPSGEAYVHLGNAEDFKKALAKDRKYMGHRYIEVFKSNGSEMEWVLKHSGTSHPDTSNDGTVRLRGLPFGCSKEEIVQFFTGLEIVPNGITLPMDYQGRSTGEAFVQFASKEIAEKALGKHKERIGHRYIEIFKSSRGEVRAYYDPPKRLMGQRPGPYDRPMGRGGYFGSGPQRGSIYDRMRRGGGGYGGGYGGYDDYNGYDNYGYGNDDYEGPGAMRGGRGMGNHGYGGAGDASSGYMSGHFVHMRGLPFRAREDDVAHFFSPLNPLRIHLEYGSDGRATGEADVEFATHEDAVAAMSKDKAHMQHRYIELFLNSTAGGGSGGYGSNYGLGNQGGYGSSGNHGMSSYAGYGGQSNMGSYDDVVVGLQGAV, from the exons AAATCTTTACCAATTTGGAACCAGCAGTTGAAGAAG AGAAAGAGCCCGAGGTTCCCACAAAAGAGGAGGACTATGTTGTCCGAGTGCGTGGTCTGCCATGGTCGTGTACACCAGATGAAGTGACCCGGTTCTTCTCAG AGTGTGATATCCGAAATGGGGTGAATGGGGTGCAATTCACCACATCCAAAGAGGGTCGACCAAGTGGCGAAGCTTATGTTCATTTGGGTAATGCTGAAGACTTCAAAAAAGCTTTGGCAAAAGATCGGAAGTATATGGGCCACAGGTATATTGAAG TTTTCAAATCTAATGGCAGTGAGATGGAATGGGTTCTGAAACATAGCGGTACCAGCCATCCTGACACATCCAACGATGGCACAGTGCGACTCCGTGGGCTTCCATTTGGCTGCAGCAAAGAGGAAATTGTTCAGTTTTTCACAG GGTTGGAAATCGTGCCAAATGGGATAACTTTGCCGATGGACTACCAGGGGAGAAGCACAGGGGAGGCCTTCGTGCAGTTTGCTTCAAAGGAGATAGCAGAAAAAGCACTGGGGAAACACAAGGAAAGAATAGGGCACAG GTATATTGAGATCTTCAAAAGCAGTAGAGGTGAGGTCAGAGCGTACTACGATCCACCAAAGAGGTTAATGGGGCAGAGACCAGGCCCATATGATAGGCCAATGGGACGAGGTGGTTACTTTGGTTCTGGTCCCCAGCGTGGGAGCATTTATGACCGAATGCGGCGTGGAGGTGGAGGATATGGTGGTG GGTATGGTGGGTATGATGATTACAATGGATATGACAACTATGGCTATGGCAATGATGATTACGAAGGGCCAGGGGCAATGAGAGGCGGCAGAG GTATGGGTAACCATGGATACGGAGGGGCTGGAGATGCCAGCTCAGGCTACATGAGTGGACACTTTGTGCACATGCGGGGCCTGCCGTTCCGGGCAAGAGAGGATGATGTCGCCCAT TTCTTTTCTCCTCTGAATCCCCTGCGTATTCATCTGGAGTATGGAAGTGATGGTCGAGCTACAGGGGAGGCTGATGTTGAATTCGCCACGCATGAGGATGCAGTAGCTGCCATGTCTAAGGATAAAGCACACATGC AACACCGATACATTGAGCTGTTTTTGAACTCCACTGCTGGAGGAGGATCTGGTGGCTATGGCAGTAACTATGGACTGG GGAACCAGGGTGGTTATGGGAGCTCGGGGAATCATGGGATGTCCAGTTACGCTGGTTACGGGGGCCAGAGCAATATGGGCTCTTATG atgatgtggtcgtgggtttgcaaggtgctgtctaa
- the hnrnph3 gene encoding heterogeneous nuclear ribonucleoprotein H3 isoform X6: MAQEDEIFTNLEPAVEEEKEPEVPTKEEDYVVRVRGLPWSCTPDEVTRFFSECDIRNGVNGVQFTTSKEGRPSGEAYVHLGNAEDFKKALAKDRKYMGHRYIEVFKSNGSEMEWVLKHSGTSHPDTSNDGTVRLRGLPFGCSKEEIVQFFTGLEIVPNGITLPMDYQGRSTGEAFVQFASKEIAEKALGKHKERIGHRYIEIFKSSRGEVRAYYDPPKRLMGQRPGPYDRPMGRGGYFGSGPQRGSIYDRMRRGGGGYGGGYGGYDDYNGYDNYGYGNDDYEGPGAMRGGRGMGNHGYGGAGDASSGYMSGHFVHMRGLPFRAREDDVAHFFSPLNPLRIHLEYGSDGRATGEADVEFATHEDAVAAMSKDKAHMQHRYIELFLNSTAGGGSGGYGSNYGLGNQGGYGSSGNHGMSSYAGYGGQSNMGSYGALL, from the exons AAATCTTTACCAATTTGGAACCAGCAGTTGAAGAAG AGAAAGAGCCCGAGGTTCCCACAAAAGAGGAGGACTATGTTGTCCGAGTGCGTGGTCTGCCATGGTCGTGTACACCAGATGAAGTGACCCGGTTCTTCTCAG AGTGTGATATCCGAAATGGGGTGAATGGGGTGCAATTCACCACATCCAAAGAGGGTCGACCAAGTGGCGAAGCTTATGTTCATTTGGGTAATGCTGAAGACTTCAAAAAAGCTTTGGCAAAAGATCGGAAGTATATGGGCCACAGGTATATTGAAG TTTTCAAATCTAATGGCAGTGAGATGGAATGGGTTCTGAAACATAGCGGTACCAGCCATCCTGACACATCCAACGATGGCACAGTGCGACTCCGTGGGCTTCCATTTGGCTGCAGCAAAGAGGAAATTGTTCAGTTTTTCACAG GGTTGGAAATCGTGCCAAATGGGATAACTTTGCCGATGGACTACCAGGGGAGAAGCACAGGGGAGGCCTTCGTGCAGTTTGCTTCAAAGGAGATAGCAGAAAAAGCACTGGGGAAACACAAGGAAAGAATAGGGCACAG GTATATTGAGATCTTCAAAAGCAGTAGAGGTGAGGTCAGAGCGTACTACGATCCACCAAAGAGGTTAATGGGGCAGAGACCAGGCCCATATGATAGGCCAATGGGACGAGGTGGTTACTTTGGTTCTGGTCCCCAGCGTGGGAGCATTTATGACCGAATGCGGCGTGGAGGTGGAGGATATGGTGGTG GGTATGGTGGGTATGATGATTACAATGGATATGACAACTATGGCTATGGCAATGATGATTACGAAGGGCCAGGGGCAATGAGAGGCGGCAGAG GTATGGGTAACCATGGATACGGAGGGGCTGGAGATGCCAGCTCAGGCTACATGAGTGGACACTTTGTGCACATGCGGGGCCTGCCGTTCCGGGCAAGAGAGGATGATGTCGCCCAT TTCTTTTCTCCTCTGAATCCCCTGCGTATTCATCTGGAGTATGGAAGTGATGGTCGAGCTACAGGGGAGGCTGATGTTGAATTCGCCACGCATGAGGATGCAGTAGCTGCCATGTCTAAGGATAAAGCACACATGC AACACCGATACATTGAGCTGTTTTTGAACTCCACTGCTGGAGGAGGATCTGGTGGCTATGGCAGTAACTATGGACTGG GGAACCAGGGTGGTTATGGGAGCTCGGGGAATCATGGGATGTCCAGTTACGCTGGTTACGGGGGCCAGAGCAATATGGGCTCTTATG
- the hnrnph3 gene encoding heterogeneous nuclear ribonucleoprotein H3 isoform X5 translates to MAQEDEIFTNLEPAVEEEKEPEVPTKEEDYVVRVRGLPWSCTPDEVTRFFSECDIRNGVNGVQFTTSKEGRPSGEAYVHLGNAEDFKKALAKDRKYMGHRYIEVFKSNGSEMEWVLKHSGTSHPDTSNDGTVRLRGLPFGCSKEEIVQFFTGLEIVPNGITLPMDYQGRSTGEAFVQFASKEIAEKALGKHKERIGHRYIEIFKSSRGEVRAYYDPPKRLMGQRPGPYDRPMGRGGYFGSGPQRGSIYDRMRRGGGGYGGGYGGYDDYNGYDNYGYGNDDYEGPGAMRGGRGMGNHGYGGAGDASSGYMSGHFVHMRGLPFRAREDDVAHFFSPLNPLRIHLEYGSDGRATGEADVEFATHEDAVAAMSKDKAHMQHRYIELFLNSTAGGGSGGYGSNYGLAGNQGGYGSSGNHGMSSYAGYGGQSNMGSYGALL, encoded by the exons AAATCTTTACCAATTTGGAACCAGCAGTTGAAGAAG AGAAAGAGCCCGAGGTTCCCACAAAAGAGGAGGACTATGTTGTCCGAGTGCGTGGTCTGCCATGGTCGTGTACACCAGATGAAGTGACCCGGTTCTTCTCAG AGTGTGATATCCGAAATGGGGTGAATGGGGTGCAATTCACCACATCCAAAGAGGGTCGACCAAGTGGCGAAGCTTATGTTCATTTGGGTAATGCTGAAGACTTCAAAAAAGCTTTGGCAAAAGATCGGAAGTATATGGGCCACAGGTATATTGAAG TTTTCAAATCTAATGGCAGTGAGATGGAATGGGTTCTGAAACATAGCGGTACCAGCCATCCTGACACATCCAACGATGGCACAGTGCGACTCCGTGGGCTTCCATTTGGCTGCAGCAAAGAGGAAATTGTTCAGTTTTTCACAG GGTTGGAAATCGTGCCAAATGGGATAACTTTGCCGATGGACTACCAGGGGAGAAGCACAGGGGAGGCCTTCGTGCAGTTTGCTTCAAAGGAGATAGCAGAAAAAGCACTGGGGAAACACAAGGAAAGAATAGGGCACAG GTATATTGAGATCTTCAAAAGCAGTAGAGGTGAGGTCAGAGCGTACTACGATCCACCAAAGAGGTTAATGGGGCAGAGACCAGGCCCATATGATAGGCCAATGGGACGAGGTGGTTACTTTGGTTCTGGTCCCCAGCGTGGGAGCATTTATGACCGAATGCGGCGTGGAGGTGGAGGATATGGTGGTG GGTATGGTGGGTATGATGATTACAATGGATATGACAACTATGGCTATGGCAATGATGATTACGAAGGGCCAGGGGCAATGAGAGGCGGCAGAG GTATGGGTAACCATGGATACGGAGGGGCTGGAGATGCCAGCTCAGGCTACATGAGTGGACACTTTGTGCACATGCGGGGCCTGCCGTTCCGGGCAAGAGAGGATGATGTCGCCCAT TTCTTTTCTCCTCTGAATCCCCTGCGTATTCATCTGGAGTATGGAAGTGATGGTCGAGCTACAGGGGAGGCTGATGTTGAATTCGCCACGCATGAGGATGCAGTAGCTGCCATGTCTAAGGATAAAGCACACATGC AACACCGATACATTGAGCTGTTTTTGAACTCCACTGCTGGAGGAGGATCTGGTGGCTATGGCAGTAACTATGGACTG GCAGGGAACCAGGGTGGTTATGGGAGCTCGGGGAATCATGGGATGTCCAGTTACGCTGGTTACGGGGGCCAGAGCAATATGGGCTCTTATG